In Clupea harengus chromosome 1, Ch_v2.0.2, whole genome shotgun sequence, one DNA window encodes the following:
- the LOC105898819 gene encoding probable ATP-dependent RNA helicase DDX17 isoform X2: MRGGSSYGDRDRDRGRDRGPRFGSSRARSPPGSKKFGNPGERLRKKKWDLDELPKFEKDFYTEYPEVQRLSQYEIEEFRRKKEITVRGSGCPKPVTSFQQAQFPQYVMEVLMQQSFKEPTPIQAQGFPLALSGRDMVGIAQTGSGKTLAYLLPAIVHINHQPYLERGDGPICLVLAPTRELAQQVQQVAYEYGKSSRIKSTCVYGGAPKGPQIRDLERGVEICIATPGRLIDFLEVGKTNLRRCTYLVLDEADRMLDMGFEPQIRKIVDQIRPDRQTLMWSATWPKEVRQLAEDFLRDYVQINVGALELSANHNILQIVDVCMDSEKESKLLQLMEEIMAEKENKTIIFVETKKRCDDLTRRMRRDGWPAMCIHGDKSQPERDWVLSEFRNGKAPILIATDVASRGLDVEDVKFVINYDYPNSSEDYIHRIGRTARSNNKGTAYTFFTPGNLRQARELVRVLEEARQAINPKLLQLVDSGRGSGGGGRSRFRGSSSNSNNPNLMYQEECDRRMRSVGGGSKDSRGGGGSSSGFSRDGKRDGGDRSSSSSYRDRGGRDGRGSDSSGSNSYSSNSSQYGSYSSGGGGSQYNSRDGSQSGGGSASGGGGSDQTSQSQSQFGNVGGRSANPPPPPTGPQPLMAQQFSPPQPIMGFMGQGGPYQFAPPPPAPPPRK, from the exons ATGAGAGGTGGCTCGTCGTATGGAGACAGGGACCGAGACCGAGGACGCGACAGGGG GCCTCGGTTTGGCTCTAGCCGCGCCCGCTCACCTCCAGGGTCAAAGAAATTCGGCAATCCAGGCGAGCGTCTTCGTAAAAAGAAATGGGATTTGGATGAACTTCCAAAATTTGAAAAGGATTTTTACACTGAGTATCCTGAAGTCCAACGACTGAGCCAG TATGAGATTGAGGAGTTCCGCAGGAAGAAAGAAATCACTGTAAGAGGCTCAGGCTGCCCGAAACCTGTCACCAGCTTCCAACAGGCCCAGTTCCCAC AATATGTGATGGAGGTCCTGATGCAGCAGAGCTTCAAGGAGCCCACTCCCATCCAGGCCCAGGGCTTTCCACTGGCTCTCAGTGGTAGGGACATGGTGGGCATCGCTCAGACTGGATCAGGGAAGACCCTTGCG TATCTTCTTCCTGCCATCGTACACATCAACCACCAGCCTTATCTGGAACGAGGAGATGGACCCATT TGTTTGGTTCTGGCCCCAACTCGTGAGTTGGCCCAACAGGTCCAGCAGGTGGCTTATGAGTATGGCAAATCCTCACGCATCAAGAGCACTTGTGTATACGGAGGAGCGCCCAAGGGCCCACAGATTCGTGATCTGGAGAGAG GAGTGGAGATCTGTATTGCAACGCCGGGGCGACTCATTGACTTCTTGGAGGTGGGCAAGACCAACCTGCGTCGGTGCACCTACTTGGTGCTGGACGAGGCTGACAGAATGCTGGACATGGGATTTGAGCCCCAGATTCGTAAGATCGTTGACCAGATTAGG CCTGACCGACAGACCCTCATGTGGAGTGCCACCTGGCCAAAGGAGGTCCGTCAGCTGGCCGAAGACTTCCTGCGGGACTACGTGCAAATCAACGTGGGCGCCCTAGAGCTCAGCGCCAACCACAACATTCTGCAGattgttgatgtgtgtatggACAGCGAAAAGGAAAGCAA GTTGCTTCAGCTGATGGAAGAGATCATGgcggagaaagagaacaagaccATTATCTTTGTGGAGACCAAGAAGCGCTGTGACGACTTGACGCGACGCATGAGGCGAGATGG ATGGCCTGCTATGTGTATCCATGGTGACAAGAGTCAGCCTGAAAGAGACTGGGTGCTGTCAG AGTTCCGCAATGGAAAAGCCCCCATTCTCATTGCGACTGATGTGGCTTCTCGTGGTTTGG ATGTGGAGGATGTAAAGTTTGTCATCAACTACGACTATCCCAACTCGTCGGAAGACTATATCCACCGCATTGGGCGCACAGCCCGTAGCAACAACAAGGGCACAGCCTACACCTTCTTCACCCCCGGCAACCTGCGCCAGGCTCGGGAGCTGGTGCGTGTGCTGGAGGAGGCCCGGCAAGCCATCAACCCCAAACTCCTTCAGCTGGTGGACTCTGGCcgtgggagtggaggaggag GGAGGTCTCGTTTCCGGGGCAGCAGCTCCAACTCCAACAACCCCAACCTGATGTACCAGGAGGAGTGTGACCGCAGAATGCGCTCGGTCGGCGGTGGCAGCAAGGACAGCCGCGGGGGCGGTGGCTCAAGCAGCGGATTCAGCCGCGACGGGAAGCGCGACGGGGGCGaccgctcctcctcctcgtcctacCGCGACCGTGGCGGCAGGGATGGGCGCGGCAGCGACAGCTCCGGCTCCAACTCctacagcagcaacagcagccagTACGGCAGTTACAGCAGCGGTGGAGGAGGCAGCCAGTACAACTCCAGAGATGGCTCTCAGTCAGGGGGCGGCTCAGCAAGTGGAGGCGGAGGGTCTGATCAGACCAGCCAGTCCCAGAGCCAGTTTGGGAATGTAGGGGGCAGGTCGGccaacccccctccacctcccacaGGGCCGCAGCCCCTCATGGCCCAGCAGTTCTCACCCCCTCAACCAATAATGGGCTTCATGGGTCAGGGGGGGCCCTACCAGTTTGCACCGCCGCCACCTGCACCCCCGCCAAGGAAGTGA
- the LOC105898819 gene encoding probable ATP-dependent RNA helicase DDX17 isoform X1, with amino-acid sequence METGTETEDATGARHHFIKSSSLIISCERPRFGSSRARSPPGSKKFGNPGERLRKKKWDLDELPKFEKDFYTEYPEVQRLSQYEIEEFRRKKEITVRGSGCPKPVTSFQQAQFPQYVMEVLMQQSFKEPTPIQAQGFPLALSGRDMVGIAQTGSGKTLAYLLPAIVHINHQPYLERGDGPICLVLAPTRELAQQVQQVAYEYGKSSRIKSTCVYGGAPKGPQIRDLERGVEICIATPGRLIDFLEVGKTNLRRCTYLVLDEADRMLDMGFEPQIRKIVDQIRPDRQTLMWSATWPKEVRQLAEDFLRDYVQINVGALELSANHNILQIVDVCMDSEKESKLLQLMEEIMAEKENKTIIFVETKKRCDDLTRRMRRDGWPAMCIHGDKSQPERDWVLSEFRNGKAPILIATDVASRGLDVEDVKFVINYDYPNSSEDYIHRIGRTARSNNKGTAYTFFTPGNLRQARELVRVLEEARQAINPKLLQLVDSGRGSGGGGRSRFRGSSSNSNNPNLMYQEECDRRMRSVGGGSKDSRGGGGSSSGFSRDGKRDGGDRSSSSSYRDRGGRDGRGSDSSGSNSYSSNSSQYGSYSSGGGGSQYNSRDGSQSGGGSASGGGGSDQTSQSQSQFGNVGGRSANPPPPPTGPQPLMAQQFSPPQPIMGFMGQGGPYQFAPPPPAPPPRK; translated from the exons ATGGAGACAGGGACCGAGACCGAGGACGCGACAGGGG CAAGACATCACTTCATTAAATCATCATCACTGATTATCTCATGTGAAAGGCCTCGGTTTGGCTCTAGCCGCGCCCGCTCACCTCCAGGGTCAAAGAAATTCGGCAATCCAGGCGAGCGTCTTCGTAAAAAGAAATGGGATTTGGATGAACTTCCAAAATTTGAAAAGGATTTTTACACTGAGTATCCTGAAGTCCAACGACTGAGCCAG TATGAGATTGAGGAGTTCCGCAGGAAGAAAGAAATCACTGTAAGAGGCTCAGGCTGCCCGAAACCTGTCACCAGCTTCCAACAGGCCCAGTTCCCAC AATATGTGATGGAGGTCCTGATGCAGCAGAGCTTCAAGGAGCCCACTCCCATCCAGGCCCAGGGCTTTCCACTGGCTCTCAGTGGTAGGGACATGGTGGGCATCGCTCAGACTGGATCAGGGAAGACCCTTGCG TATCTTCTTCCTGCCATCGTACACATCAACCACCAGCCTTATCTGGAACGAGGAGATGGACCCATT TGTTTGGTTCTGGCCCCAACTCGTGAGTTGGCCCAACAGGTCCAGCAGGTGGCTTATGAGTATGGCAAATCCTCACGCATCAAGAGCACTTGTGTATACGGAGGAGCGCCCAAGGGCCCACAGATTCGTGATCTGGAGAGAG GAGTGGAGATCTGTATTGCAACGCCGGGGCGACTCATTGACTTCTTGGAGGTGGGCAAGACCAACCTGCGTCGGTGCACCTACTTGGTGCTGGACGAGGCTGACAGAATGCTGGACATGGGATTTGAGCCCCAGATTCGTAAGATCGTTGACCAGATTAGG CCTGACCGACAGACCCTCATGTGGAGTGCCACCTGGCCAAAGGAGGTCCGTCAGCTGGCCGAAGACTTCCTGCGGGACTACGTGCAAATCAACGTGGGCGCCCTAGAGCTCAGCGCCAACCACAACATTCTGCAGattgttgatgtgtgtatggACAGCGAAAAGGAAAGCAA GTTGCTTCAGCTGATGGAAGAGATCATGgcggagaaagagaacaagaccATTATCTTTGTGGAGACCAAGAAGCGCTGTGACGACTTGACGCGACGCATGAGGCGAGATGG ATGGCCTGCTATGTGTATCCATGGTGACAAGAGTCAGCCTGAAAGAGACTGGGTGCTGTCAG AGTTCCGCAATGGAAAAGCCCCCATTCTCATTGCGACTGATGTGGCTTCTCGTGGTTTGG ATGTGGAGGATGTAAAGTTTGTCATCAACTACGACTATCCCAACTCGTCGGAAGACTATATCCACCGCATTGGGCGCACAGCCCGTAGCAACAACAAGGGCACAGCCTACACCTTCTTCACCCCCGGCAACCTGCGCCAGGCTCGGGAGCTGGTGCGTGTGCTGGAGGAGGCCCGGCAAGCCATCAACCCCAAACTCCTTCAGCTGGTGGACTCTGGCcgtgggagtggaggaggag GGAGGTCTCGTTTCCGGGGCAGCAGCTCCAACTCCAACAACCCCAACCTGATGTACCAGGAGGAGTGTGACCGCAGAATGCGCTCGGTCGGCGGTGGCAGCAAGGACAGCCGCGGGGGCGGTGGCTCAAGCAGCGGATTCAGCCGCGACGGGAAGCGCGACGGGGGCGaccgctcctcctcctcgtcctacCGCGACCGTGGCGGCAGGGATGGGCGCGGCAGCGACAGCTCCGGCTCCAACTCctacagcagcaacagcagccagTACGGCAGTTACAGCAGCGGTGGAGGAGGCAGCCAGTACAACTCCAGAGATGGCTCTCAGTCAGGGGGCGGCTCAGCAAGTGGAGGCGGAGGGTCTGATCAGACCAGCCAGTCCCAGAGCCAGTTTGGGAATGTAGGGGGCAGGTCGGccaacccccctccacctcccacaGGGCCGCAGCCCCTCATGGCCCAGCAGTTCTCACCCCCTCAACCAATAATGGGCTTCATGGGTCAGGGGGGGCCCTACCAGTTTGCACCGCCGCCACCTGCACCCCCGCCAAGGAAGTGA